A part of Primulina eburnea isolate SZY01 chromosome 10, ASM2296580v1, whole genome shotgun sequence genomic DNA contains:
- the LOC140842656 gene encoding uncharacterized protein — translation MSAVLNCPEQMVKPKQRHVPFGVGKNKKIQGVSEVDPLDPGDWTLVKKQRVTIIIPALPIKMQSTFPIAGEGQLQEIPRKTNSQSQCPSLTPSPKQLVRQTEKSITLSPKHTTPSTETVHPPEPTLTPQKPPTPSQRISLDDSPLHRFGEDSNIGFCTATKVSRGFMMYDLSRVLLNQRMRASYLGKKLKKAGGLENWLVSLGLGRFITIFHGRCVGKFHLAKLNMKKLKDMGADAVGPRRKLLHAIECLCEPHCFLQVEEG, via the exons ATGTCTGCTGTACTGAATT GTCCAGAACAAATGGTGAAGCCAAAACAAAGACATGTTCCCTTTGGTGTTGGCAAGAATAAGAAAATCCAAGGTGTCTCTGAAGTTGATCCACTTGATCCCGGTGATTGGACACTGGTTAAGAAACAGCGAGTCACAATTATAATCCCAGCATTACCTATTAAGATGCAGTCCACGTTTCCTATTGCAGGGGAGGGTCAGCTACAAGAAATTCCCAGAAAAACAAATTCCCAGTCACAATGCCCATCATTGACCCCTTCCCCGAAACAATTAGTTCGTCAAACTGAAAAATCCATTACATTATCACCCAAGCATACCACTCCATCTACAGAAACAGTTCATCCTCCTGAACCCACTTTAACACCCCAAAAGCCACCAACTCCATCACAGAGAATTTCCTTAGACGATTCACCACTTCATAGGTTTGGAGAAGACTCAAATATTGGATTTTGTACTGCCACAAAAGTGAGCAGAGGCTTCATGATGTATGATTTAAGTAGAGTGTTACTGAATCAAAGGATGAGAGCATCGTATCTCGGGAAAAAACTGAAAAAGGCTGGAGGATTGGAAAATTGGCTAGTGTCCCTTGGGCTCGGCAGATTTATTACTATTTTTCATGGGAGATGTGTTGGAAAATTTCATCTGGCAAAACTTAACATGAAAAAGCTTAAAGATATGGGTGCAGATGCTGTTGGCCCACGGAGAAAGCTGTTGCATGCCATTGAATGCCTTTGCGAACCACACTGTTTCCTGCAG GTAGAAGAGGGATGA
- the LOC140842658 gene encoding ubiquitin C-terminal hydrolase 12-like has translation MFTILQRRVRRIKCKSQILGEPFFLVIHEGETLENVKVRIQKRLQVPDEEFSKWKFAFLSLGRPEYLEDSDIVSSRFQRRDIYGAWEQYLGLEHSDTSPKRTYAASQNRHTFEKPVKIYN, from the exons ATGTTTACCATATTACAAAGGAGAGTGCGCAGAATCAAGTG CAAGTCACAAATTTTGGGGGAACCATTCTTTCTCGTCATCCACGAAGGTGAAACATTAGAAAATGTTAAAGTACGAATTCAAAAGAGGTTGCAGGTTCCAGATGAGGAGTTTTCTAAG TGGAAGTTTGCATTTTTGTCCCTTGGACGCCCAGAATATCTCGAGGATTCTGACATTGTATCCAGTCGTTTTCAG AGAAGAGACATTTATGGCGCTTGGGAGCAGTACCTAGGATTAGAGCACTCAGACACTTCTCCTAAAAGGACTTATGCTGCAAGCCAG AACCGCCATACATTTGAGAAACCTGTGAAAATATACAATTAA
- the LOC140842657 gene encoding ubiquitin C-terminal hydrolase 13-like, with the protein MLKKSVGALREVSNKAHNAELKLFLEIEDGLGLHPVPPPEKLKDDILLFFKLYDPEKEELRYVGRLFVKSYSKPIEILTKLNVLAGFAPDVEIEIFEEIKYEPSVMCERLDKRASFCFSQIEDGDIICFQKRPLSEVQENIRFPEVPLFLEYVKNRQVVHFRALERPKDDDFSLDLAKNHSYDDVVERVAKHLGLDDPSKIRLTPHNCYSQQPKPNPIKYRSVDHLLDMLVHYNQVAQP; encoded by the exons ATGCTAAAGAAGAGC GTTGGAGCATTGAGGGAAGTTTCCAATAAGGCCCACAATGCAGAGTTGAAGTTGTTTTTGGAAATAGAGGATGGATTG GGTTTACATCCTGTTCCTCCACCTGAAAAACTGAAGGATGACATACTGCTGTTCTTCAAACTTTATGACCCTGAAAAAGAAGAGCTTCG ATATGTCGGGAGACTTTTTGTGAAAAGCTACAGCAAACCAATTGAGATCCTAACAAAACTAAATGTATTGGCTGGATTCGCTCCTGATGTAGAGATAGAAATCTTTGAG GAAATTAAATATGAGCCATCTGTTATGTGTGAACGCCTCGATAAAAGAGCTTCATTTTGCTTTAGTCAG ATTGAAGATGGGGACATCATTTGCTTCCAAAAACGACCTCTGTCTGAAGTTCAAGAGAACATCAGATTTCCTGAAGTTCCATTATTTTTGGAATATGTGAAGAATCGCCAG GTTGTGCATTTTCGAGCTTTGGAGAGACCCAAGGATGATGATTTTTCCCTGGATTT AGCAAAGAATCACTCGTATGATGATGTTGTGGAAAGGGTGGCCAAGCACCTTGGCTTGGATGACCCATCTAAAATTCGGCTTACTCCTCATAATTGCTACTCTCAGCAACCAAAGCCTAATCCTATCAAATATAGATCAGTGGACCATTTGTTAGACATGCTGGTTCACTACAATCAGGTAGCTCAGCCGTAA